A window of Babesia microti strain RI chromosome III, complete genome contains these coding sequences:
- a CDS encoding Protein arv1 (overlaps_old_locusTagID:BBM_III02800): MVVCVECGAKMDSLYNIFNHSTIQIRKCSNCGCIADKYQKWDYVLMFISIVLLKKSVIRHILSNYEVRHTNNNNKRGELHNYAIFITLFFLWSTLDAYKLAIIYNCAQETIDSSISDKFLHAINLTYSKNDNNETILPPSDNESLTNAQMLTTKDQIFGGNNNLSTSTIDRLIYVFYQISYHMAKNYKINTFDCEILNSNNLLSKIYRFLVHYNTHSFEPLGLLKRTFVYNTFTVLSIAIIVTIIIGNNFKFNNILIVCLGPMHGKIFIIMMIIWRADIYIDLFIHIYVMYSYIITLHIYLEKPYTLCFAIVALPQLALSISASYQ; encoded by the coding sequence ATGGTTGTTTGTGTAGAATGTGGCGCCAAGATGGACTCTctgtacaatatatttaaccaCAGTACGATACAGATCAGGAAATGCAGTAACTGTGGTTGTATTGCAGATAAGTATCAGAAGTGGGATTATGTGTTGATGTTTATCAGTATTGTgttattgaaaaaatcaGTAATCCGTCACATTTTAAGTAATTACGAAGTACGCCATACTAATAACAACAATAAGAGAGGGGAATTGCAcaattatgcaatttttattaccCTGTTTTTTCTCTGGTCCACTTTAGACGCGTACAAATTGGCTATCATATACAACTGTGCACAGGAAACAATAGACTCTTCCATTTCCGATAAGTTTCTACACGCAATAAATCTCACCTAttctaaaaatgataataatgagACAATATTACCGCCCAGTGATAATGAATCTTTAACTAATGCCCAAATGTTGACTACTAAAGACCAAATATTTGGCGGTAATAATAACCTGTCCACCAGCACGATCGATCGCTTAATTTACGTGTTCTACCAAATATCGTATCATATGGCTAAGAATTACAAGATTAATACTTTTGattgtgaaattttaaattcgaacaatttattatccAAAATATATCGCTTTCTAGTTCACTACAATACTCATTCATTTGAACCGTTGGGTTTGCTTAAACGAACTTTTGTTTATAACACTTTTACAGTCCTTTCGATTGCTATTATAGTGACCATTATTATTGGAAATAATTTCAAGTTTAATAACATTCTGATAGTGTGCCTGGGGCCAATGCACGGAAAGATTTTCATCATTATGATGATTATTTGGCGCGCGGATATCTACATAGATCTATTTATCCATATATACGTTATGTATTCGTACATTATCacattacacatttatttgGAAAAACCGTATACGCT